Proteins from a single region of Bradyrhizobium diazoefficiens:
- a CDS encoding transposase — protein sequence MVSSGRSITSVGKELGLRDSVLRRWVDKLRKEPASATRRPTMHAAPMPADQASEIARLRDENERLRMERDILKNCPAQWRACAA from the coding sequence GTGGTCTCGAGCGGCCGGTCGATCACGTCGGTCGGCAAGGAACTCGGTCTTCGCGATTCTGTATTGCGGCGCTGGGTGGATAAGCTCAGGAAGGAGCCGGCATCGGCGACGCGGCGCCCCACGATGCACGCGGCGCCGATGCCGGCGGACCAGGCTTCCGAGATCGCCCGGCTGCGCGACGAGAACGAACGGCTGCGCATGGAGCGAGACATCTTAAAGAACTGTCCAGCACAGTGGCGCGCCTGTGCGGCGTAG
- a CDS encoding Xaa-Pro peptidase family protein produces MTFSAIPLTGIPFPKSEYERRQKNVFEAVGHAKLEALLVTSHAHLQYLTGYDASAGAYFAPFPLILVPGREPTFVVRAYDEAAARANSCIDEIVCYIHRPDFVRVTADVLRSCGLQAKKIGFELDAWGLAPTDVNALQAQLPEMKIIDATDVVRLVKARKSELELNLMRRVMALTDLAIQTFQRSLRAGITETEMAAVLSRKLEEAGGKLRLPVLAFGERTRLPHGVPAQHSIRNNEPALIECGGAIDGYSVGVCRGAVLGRHPETEALHALSEEALEAAITAIKPGVTAGVVDAAARKVIERTGRPELFRHRTGYSTCPQWSGHRGNVSLEPNAADILEAGMTFHMPIHLFGKSGYIFGCSEHVLVTQGGAEILSRIPHKLYRA; encoded by the coding sequence ATGACATTCTCAGCGATTCCTCTAACCGGTATTCCATTTCCGAAATCAGAGTATGAGCGCCGGCAGAAAAACGTGTTTGAGGCGGTGGGGCACGCCAAGCTTGAAGCACTTTTGGTTACCTCCCATGCACACTTACAATATCTGACCGGATACGACGCTTCTGCGGGTGCTTATTTCGCGCCGTTTCCCCTGATTCTTGTGCCTGGGCGTGAGCCAACTTTTGTTGTTCGGGCCTACGATGAGGCTGCGGCCCGTGCAAACAGCTGCATTGACGAAATCGTTTGTTATATTCATCGGCCTGATTTCGTCAGGGTCACGGCCGATGTTCTTCGAAGCTGCGGACTACAGGCAAAGAAGATAGGCTTTGAACTTGACGCCTGGGGCCTGGCGCCAACTGATGTAAACGCGCTCCAGGCGCAACTTCCAGAAATGAAAATCATAGATGCGACTGACGTGGTCCGCTTGGTTAAGGCGAGGAAAAGTGAGCTGGAGCTTAACCTTATGCGGCGCGTCATGGCCCTGACGGACCTAGCCATTCAGACTTTTCAGCGCTCCCTTCGTGCTGGAATAACCGAGACGGAGATGGCCGCCGTCCTCAGTCGAAAGCTCGAGGAGGCTGGCGGTAAGCTTAGGTTGCCGGTTCTCGCGTTCGGCGAGCGCACCAGGCTGCCACATGGTGTTCCGGCGCAGCATTCGATCAGAAATAATGAACCCGCGTTGATTGAATGTGGTGGCGCTATAGACGGCTATTCCGTAGGGGTGTGCCGCGGTGCCGTGCTCGGCCGGCATCCCGAAACCGAAGCTTTGCACGCCCTCTCGGAAGAGGCCCTTGAAGCCGCGATCACCGCGATCAAACCGGGTGTAACTGCAGGTGTGGTAGATGCCGCCGCACGCAAGGTGATTGAGCGGACTGGGCGCCCTGAACTCTTCCGTCATCGGACCGGATACTCGACTTGTCCCCAATGGTCTGGACACCGCGGCAACGTGAGCCTAGAACCGAACGCGGCTGATATCCTTGAAGCAGGCATGACTTTTCACATGCCGATCCATCTGTTCGGAAAAAGCGGCTACATATTCGGATGCAGCGAGCACGTTCTAGTGACGCAGGGTGGTGCGGAGATACTAAGCCGGATCCCTCACAAGCTGTATCGCGCTTGA
- a CDS encoding M20 family metallopeptidase, which translates to MSTRTNSFLSKAEREAVVELRHAMHREPELSNAEWKTQERIREMLERFGIDGAKMFHNTGLYVDIEGTASGPKRFVAVRGDIDALPIQEAREDLPYRSQHDGVMHACGHDMHGSIALGTALAFNRMRECFAGKVRVFFQPAEEAEPLGGRTVQQERLLAGFDRAVGFHVAPDIPAGMFGAREGAITKSADGFRIAITGKMAHGAAPYKGVDAITIAAAFINEVQKVVSREIPADDGAVVTIGTIHGGDARNIICPSVVMEGTIRTRSPERRTLLSQRVREVAEGVAVMHRGQAECVICTGEPPVVNDAEMVKRFQQLVKETAGREALSEGKKRGDGSDDFGFYSACVPSIYFWFGSRAPCNESHVHTPTFGASDDLLIPTTELMVRYVLDLLSS; encoded by the coding sequence ATGAGCACACGAACCAACAGTTTTCTCTCGAAGGCGGAGCGCGAGGCTGTAGTCGAGCTGCGCCACGCTATGCATCGCGAACCTGAGCTCTCAAACGCAGAATGGAAGACACAAGAGCGGATCCGTGAAATGTTGGAGCGCTTCGGCATCGACGGCGCGAAAATGTTCCACAACACCGGACTCTATGTTGACATCGAAGGGACCGCCTCCGGCCCGAAGCGCTTCGTTGCGGTGCGCGGCGACATCGATGCGTTGCCAATCCAGGAGGCGCGCGAGGATCTGCCGTACCGCTCGCAGCACGACGGCGTGATGCATGCATGCGGTCACGATATGCACGGTTCGATTGCGCTGGGCACTGCACTTGCGTTCAATCGAATGCGCGAGTGCTTCGCGGGCAAGGTGCGTGTATTCTTCCAGCCGGCGGAGGAGGCGGAGCCGCTCGGCGGGCGCACAGTGCAACAGGAGAGATTATTGGCCGGCTTCGACCGGGCTGTCGGCTTTCACGTCGCCCCTGACATTCCAGCCGGCATGTTCGGCGCGCGTGAGGGCGCGATAACCAAGTCTGCGGATGGGTTCAGGATCGCCATTACCGGCAAAATGGCGCATGGGGCGGCGCCCTACAAGGGCGTCGACGCGATCACCATCGCTGCCGCCTTCATCAACGAAGTGCAGAAGGTGGTCTCTCGTGAAATCCCGGCTGACGATGGCGCGGTCGTCACGATTGGCACCATCCATGGGGGAGATGCGCGCAATATCATCTGCCCTTCGGTTGTCATGGAGGGAACGATCAGAACCCGCAGCCCGGAGCGCCGAACGTTGCTCTCCCAGCGCGTGCGCGAGGTAGCCGAGGGTGTCGCAGTGATGCACCGCGGCCAGGCCGAATGCGTCATCTGCACAGGCGAGCCGCCTGTCGTCAATGATGCTGAGATGGTGAAGCGCTTCCAGCAACTTGTAAAGGAAACGGCCGGCCGCGAGGCCCTCAGCGAGGGGAAGAAGCGGGGGGACGGTAGCGACGATTTCGGCTTCTACTCGGCGTGCGTGCCGTCAATCTATTTCTGGTTCGGCAGTCGCGCGCCGTGCAACGAATCACATGTGCATACACCCACTTTTGGAGCGTCCGATGACCTCCTCATCCCCACCACGGAGCTCATGGTTAGGTACGTCCTCGATCTGCTGAGTTCCTGA
- a CDS encoding chorismate-binding protein, whose amino-acid sequence MKGTIPRSDDLREDRRRAELLVASEKEPAENTMIVDLLRNDLSRVCTPESVEVRSLCNPESYVSVHHLILIVTGELGWNEDALSLLRACFPGDSITGASKVRSMKIIAEIERVAREVYCGTIGFIGFSGHMDTNIAIRTVTIKNGLAVFHAGAGTTACQIRLPSIRRR is encoded by the coding sequence ATCAAAGGCACGATCCCGCGTTCTGACGATCTAAGGGAAGACCGTCGCCGCGCTGAATTGCTGGTCGCATCCGAAAAGGAACCTGCCGAGAACACTATGATCGTCGACCTTCTGCGCAACGATCTGTCACGGGTCTGTACCCCGGAATCTGTCGAGGTCAGATCGCTGTGCAACCCCGAATCTTATGTCTCGGTGCACCACCTCATATTGATCGTTACGGGTGAGCTGGGATGGAACGAAGATGCGCTCTCTCTCCTTCGAGCCTGCTTTCCTGGCGACTCCATTACTGGAGCCTCAAAAGTGAGATCCATGAAAATCATTGCAGAGATCGAGCGTGTGGCGCGGGAGGTCTATTGCGGGACGATTGGGTTCATCGGCTTCAGCGGACACATGGACACGAACATTGCGATCAGGACTGTAACGATCAAAAATGGGCTGGCCGTCTTTCATGCAGGTGCCGGAACAACGGCATGTCAGATCCGGCTGCCGAGTATCAGGAGACGCTAG
- a CDS encoding chorismate-binding protein: protein MSASCHGVSLSERCAFSRISRNSLCWIAQQSMRRSGATLISPAAGARSRSALAQSILHFCHVDRHRRRCWIISAGWPKQNPASRREGARRRADEPIECFPDQMHVTILSRARWVCGIPTAALTTTPRRCSASSTTLRLETFPGQIAQRFSAKLSGSFDPMDFYCRLRRLNPALFAALLQYGGLSVASSSPERFLKLDAGQVETRVISKARSRVLTI, encoded by the coding sequence ATGTCCGCGAGTTGCCATGGAGTGAGCCTGTCAGAGCGATGCGCTTTCTCGCGCATCAGCCGCAACTCACTTTGCTGGATAGCGCAGCAGAGCATGAGACGCTCGGGCGCCACTCTTATCTCGCCTGCCGCAGGCGCCCGTTCGCGGTCAGCGCTTGCCCAATCCATCCTGCACTTCTGTCACGTCGACCGGCACCGACGCAGATGCTGGATCATTTCTGCCGGATGGCCGAAGCAGAATCCGGCGAGTCGACGCGAGGGCGCGCGTCGTCGAGCCGACGAGCCGATTGAGTGCTTTCCAGACCAGATGCACGTCACGATTTTATCCCGGGCACGGTGGGTGTGTGGCATTCCAACTGCGGCTCTGACGACTACGCCGCGGCGGTGCAGCGCGTCATCGACTACATTGCGGCTAGAGACATTTCCAGGCCAGATTGCACAGCGGTTCAGCGCCAAGCTGTCAGGCTCGTTTGATCCGATGGACTTCTACTGCCGGTTAAGGAGGCTGAACCCGGCTCTATTCGCAGCCCTGCTGCAATACGGCGGGCTATCCGTTGCATCGAGCTCGCCGGAACGTTTCCTAAAGCTTGATGCAGGGCAGGTTGAAACACGCGTCATATCAAAGGCACGATCCCGCGTTCTGACGATCTAA
- a CDS encoding MarR family transcriptional regulator, producing MSDFIWNIVEIHSQLEEIHKSWAQMLGITEPQWLILMAIVELDDGRGVSGTAVATKLRIHPAFVTNQTKKLEKMELLARVTSPDDARFLQMSLTAKAQAEIGDLSAKRHALNATIFAELDEETLRYLNKRLTLIAKNSQFASQKLRIGIV from the coding sequence GTGAGTGATTTCATCTGGAACATTGTTGAGATCCACTCGCAGCTGGAGGAAATACATAAAAGTTGGGCGCAGATGCTGGGAATAACCGAGCCGCAGTGGCTAATCCTAATGGCCATTGTAGAGCTCGACGACGGGCGCGGCGTATCGGGAACAGCGGTTGCGACTAAGCTGCGAATCCATCCTGCCTTCGTTACGAACCAAACGAAGAAACTCGAAAAAATGGAGCTTCTGGCGCGCGTAACATCGCCTGATGACGCAAGATTTCTACAGATGTCGCTGACCGCAAAGGCGCAGGCGGAAATCGGGGATCTATCAGCTAAGCGTCACGCCCTCAACGCGACGATTTTTGCCGAGCTGGATGAGGAGACTCTTCGCTATCTCAACAAGCGCCTAACCTTGATTGCCAAGAATAGCCAGTTTGCATCTCAAAAGCTCCGCATAGGCATAGTTTAG
- a CDS encoding porin produces MKLTKSIVLGSAAMFASAGAQAADLPVKAKAIEYVKICTLYGAGFYYIPGTDTCIKLGGYVRADAMLGSNGIVTSPNGGVGAAHNRLSNYYTSRSRADLNVDTRTATEYGVVRTFADLAFTWTAGGYSGAGTSAINGSTAYSGSATNTSGTGSVAGGALSVYYAFFQFAGFTFGRAQSQFSSPWTNYPGNSYDGLPGGGGWEAVNQFAYTADFGQGITASISAEDQVLRDTTNIWNVSAATVAGLATGTYGANDIGASRAPDLVAQLRVDQAWGLFQASFAAHDNHAAYYGADETTGHPADKWGWAGQLALSIKNIPTGPGDTINVQGVYTNGASGYNFQPYSSYTYAMYGSAGLPGAYQSVGLAGLSDSVFVAGAGQQLTTTYGFNGAYTHNWNPYWSTSLYGAWAAVRYNDTAKGYICGAFVASLALSSGLAGCNPDFNYAVVGTRTTWTPVKNLTFSADLTYAMLDQKYAGGSTVTLPLQSGIAKPAAVYELKDQGALTLLLRAQRNW; encoded by the coding sequence ATGAAGCTAACTAAGAGCATTGTCCTCGGTTCTGCAGCAATGTTTGCAAGCGCGGGGGCGCAGGCAGCCGACCTTCCTGTGAAGGCCAAAGCGATTGAGTACGTCAAGATCTGCACGCTTTACGGCGCGGGCTTCTACTACATCCCGGGCACCGACACCTGCATCAAGTTGGGGGGGTACGTGCGTGCCGATGCGATGTTGGGTTCGAACGGCATCGTCACGAGCCCCAACGGTGGAGTTGGTGCTGCGCACAACCGCCTCAGCAACTACTACACGTCGCGGTCGCGTGCTGACTTAAACGTCGATACTCGTACAGCCACAGAATATGGTGTCGTTCGCACCTTCGCCGACCTGGCTTTCACCTGGACCGCGGGTGGCTATTCAGGAGCAGGCACCAGCGCAATCAATGGCTCGACAGCCTATTCTGGAAGTGCCACCAACACGAGCGGGACCGGCTCAGTTGCCGGTGGTGCGCTCTCCGTCTATTATGCATTCTTCCAGTTCGCAGGCTTTACCTTCGGTAGGGCCCAATCCCAGTTCTCGTCACCCTGGACCAACTATCCAGGAAACAGCTATGACGGTCTGCCGGGCGGCGGCGGGTGGGAAGCCGTGAATCAGTTCGCCTATACCGCTGACTTCGGTCAAGGGATCACGGCCTCTATCTCGGCCGAAGATCAAGTCCTGCGTGACACAACTAACATCTGGAATGTGAGCGCCGCGACGGTCGCGGGTCTTGCTACCGGCACCTATGGCGCCAACGACATCGGCGCTTCGAGGGCTCCGGACCTCGTTGCGCAGCTTCGTGTTGACCAGGCATGGGGCCTTTTCCAAGCTTCGTTTGCCGCGCACGACAACCACGCTGCCTACTATGGCGCCGATGAAACGACCGGCCATCCGGCCGACAAGTGGGGATGGGCGGGTCAGCTGGCCCTGTCGATCAAAAACATCCCCACCGGACCGGGCGATACAATCAATGTCCAAGGCGTGTATACGAATGGCGCAAGCGGTTACAACTTCCAACCCTATAGTTCATACACCTACGCCATGTACGGTAGTGCGGGCTTGCCGGGTGCTTACCAGAGCGTCGGCCTTGCTGGTCTCTCTGACTCCGTATTCGTTGCCGGCGCTGGTCAGCAGTTGACAACGACCTACGGGTTCAATGGTGCGTACACCCACAACTGGAACCCCTATTGGAGCACCAGCCTTTACGGTGCATGGGCTGCTGTTCGATACAATGATACGGCGAAGGGCTACATCTGCGGAGCTTTCGTCGCAAGCCTTGCGCTATCGAGCGGGCTTGCGGGTTGTAACCCCGACTTTAACTACGCCGTTGTCGGCACGAGAACGACTTGGACTCCCGTCAAGAACCTTACCTTCTCGGCCGACCTCACCTATGCGATGCTCGATCAGAAGTACGCTGGCGGAAGCACTGTGACATTGCCGCTGCAGTCCGGCATCGCTAAGCCCGCCGCAGTGTATGAGTTGAAGGACCAAGGCGCCCTCACGCTGCTGCTGCGCGCTCAGCGCAACTGGTAA
- a CDS encoding CoA ester lyase, whose protein sequence is MPQTFRDAKCYRSMLFVPGHKLDWMLKAPKYGADALLFDLEDAVEASQKSAARDAVATAIKELSAGPFGRFVRVNGWRTGYQLDDLNAIVIDGLEGVMLPKIEDPHDVSALDLVLGELERSRGLPVGRIEICPYPETAVAMLRFYDICMASARIKRGGTALGPIIGGDATRALGLRVKDEPDAGVGFGAISVLQARAAGIVHIEGAMTGTLDNLDLVRRLGERSKRMGASWATAIHPSHIPIINEIYSPSKGEINEAREIVSAMAEAIARGEAAVRYKSTMVDYANVRTAMDVLKKAQAAGIDVGDVPSIEIPGP, encoded by the coding sequence ATGCCTCAGACCTTTCGAGACGCTAAGTGCTATCGCTCGATGCTCTTCGTGCCTGGACACAAGCTCGACTGGATGTTGAAAGCGCCCAAATATGGTGCGGATGCCCTGCTCTTCGATCTCGAGGACGCGGTCGAAGCGTCCCAAAAATCTGCAGCGCGCGATGCCGTCGCCACAGCTATCAAAGAACTTAGCGCGGGCCCGTTTGGGCGCTTCGTTAGGGTCAATGGGTGGCGAACAGGCTATCAGCTAGACGATCTTAATGCGATCGTTATCGATGGCCTTGAAGGGGTAATGCTGCCCAAGATTGAAGATCCGCACGACGTTTCGGCACTGGACCTCGTGCTTGGAGAGCTAGAGAGGTCTCGTGGTCTGCCGGTCGGCCGAATTGAGATTTGTCCATATCCGGAAACTGCAGTGGCGATGCTCAGATTTTACGACATCTGCATGGCATCGGCGCGTATCAAACGCGGGGGCACTGCTCTTGGTCCAATCATAGGTGGCGACGCAACACGGGCGCTTGGTCTGCGTGTAAAAGATGAGCCTGATGCCGGCGTTGGTTTCGGAGCCATTTCCGTGCTGCAAGCGCGCGCCGCCGGAATCGTGCACATTGAAGGTGCCATGACTGGTACATTGGATAATCTCGATCTGGTGCGGCGACTCGGCGAAAGATCGAAGCGGATGGGTGCCTCCTGGGCGACTGCGATCCATCCTAGCCATATTCCTATCATTAACGAGATCTACTCGCCATCGAAGGGTGAGATCAATGAGGCGCGCGAGATCGTGTCCGCCATGGCGGAGGCCATCGCCCGCGGCGAGGCTGCAGTTCGGTACAAGTCAACAATGGTTGACTACGCGAATGTTCGGACGGCGATGGACGTGCTCAAAAAGGCTCAAGCGGCCGGAATTGATGTTGGCGACGTTCCGAGCATCGAGATTCCTGGACCTTAA
- a CDS encoding CoA transferase yields MAEALQGIVVLDLTAYLAGPYGCALLGDVGADIIKIEPPGGDATRQYPSSLKECRVFLGANRNKRSIVLNLKEPEGLAAFYRLVEKADVVVQNFRPSVAPKLGIDYETLRSKRPDLIYCSFTGYGDTGPLKDHPGYDQMLQCFSGMAAMQGSETGQPEVMLGSIVDYYSASMIAFAILSALIHRLRTGEGQHVKASLLRSAITLQAGQFIWADSEPRDVNRWWPPSYSGIYPTKEGHLYLQATTAAFWKSLCECLGFPHLGSDPRFDTHKKRVILTDEIRPLIKEALMQHTALEWEQLMHGSVPCIAVRSIGDMFDHPQVLAEGIVVNQEHPNVGKYRTMGKPVKMGIGDSPTRRAPMTGEHTDEVLASFGFGGDEIAALRAKGAVQ; encoded by the coding sequence ATGGCGGAAGCCCTTCAAGGAATCGTTGTGCTTGATCTGACCGCGTATCTCGCGGGGCCGTATGGGTGCGCCCTGCTGGGCGATGTGGGAGCCGACATCATCAAGATCGAACCCCCCGGTGGCGATGCGACGCGGCAATATCCATCGAGCTTGAAAGAGTGCAGGGTCTTCCTGGGAGCGAACAGGAACAAGCGATCGATCGTGCTCAACCTCAAGGAGCCCGAAGGTCTGGCCGCGTTCTATCGACTCGTCGAGAAGGCTGATGTGGTCGTCCAGAACTTTCGCCCCTCCGTTGCGCCCAAGCTCGGCATCGACTACGAGACACTGCGCAGCAAGCGTCCCGATCTCATCTACTGCTCGTTCACGGGTTACGGCGATACCGGCCCTCTCAAAGATCATCCCGGCTACGACCAGATGCTGCAGTGTTTTAGCGGCATGGCTGCGATGCAGGGCTCCGAAACCGGTCAGCCGGAGGTCATGCTCGGTTCGATCGTGGACTATTACTCAGCGTCCATGATTGCCTTCGCAATCCTGTCGGCGCTCATACACCGGCTGCGGACAGGCGAGGGGCAGCATGTGAAGGCCTCGTTGTTACGGTCCGCCATCACATTGCAGGCCGGCCAGTTCATCTGGGCCGACAGCGAGCCTCGCGATGTCAACCGCTGGTGGCCGCCGAGTTACTCAGGGATCTATCCGACGAAAGAGGGCCATCTCTACCTGCAAGCCACGACGGCGGCATTTTGGAAAAGCCTTTGCGAATGTCTCGGTTTCCCGCACCTGGGGAGCGACCCCCGCTTCGACACTCACAAGAAACGCGTCATTCTCACGGACGAGATTAGGCCGTTGATCAAAGAAGCGCTGATGCAGCACACGGCGCTCGAATGGGAACAACTGATGCACGGAAGCGTCCCTTGCATCGCAGTTCGCTCGATCGGGGACATGTTCGACCATCCCCAAGTCTTGGCCGAGGGGATTGTCGTTAATCAGGAACACCCGAATGTCGGCAAGTACCGAACCATGGGCAAACCCGTCAAGATGGGGATCGGAGACAGCCCGACGCGGCGCGCCCCGATGACAGGAGAACATACAGATGAAGTGCTAGCAAGTTTTGGGTTCGGCGGTGACGAGATCGCTGCACTGCGTGCGAAAGGGGCCGTGCAATGA
- a CDS encoding MBL fold metallo-hydrolase, with translation MKTQTFGDIRVDLISEFDCLALDPGWLLKDVTTDHVAEHEHWLGPRLVEPGTRKLITRSHAYLIRTRHHTILFDTCNGNDKERPEYPFWHRLQTPFLENLARAGVLPEQVDFVMCSHLHADHVGWNTRLHNGEWVPTFPNARYLISKGEFEYWCGAIDTGQAHPHRKQPWIDSVLPVVKHGLATFVEDNHAFENELPDEIRYMPLHGHTKHHCGLYLCSKSQDAIFSGDAIHHPIQLARPDWLNPGYDRDAAIQVIRDLIARLIDTPTKLMTAHFPSPTAGWVVSVKGQTRFRFDAD, from the coding sequence ATGAAGACGCAGACCTTCGGTGACATCCGCGTCGACCTGATTTCCGAATTCGACTGCCTGGCGCTAGACCCGGGCTGGCTGCTCAAGGATGTGACGACCGACCACGTCGCAGAACATGAGCACTGGCTCGGTCCCCGGCTCGTCGAGCCGGGAACGAGAAAGCTGATTACGCGCTCGCATGCGTATCTCATACGGACGAGACACCACACGATCCTATTCGATACCTGCAACGGCAACGACAAGGAGCGCCCCGAGTACCCCTTCTGGCATCGGCTGCAGACACCCTTCCTCGAGAACCTAGCGCGTGCAGGCGTCCTTCCGGAGCAGGTGGACTTCGTCATGTGCTCGCACCTGCACGCCGATCATGTTGGCTGGAATACGCGGTTACACAACGGCGAATGGGTGCCAACCTTCCCCAACGCCAGGTACCTGATCAGCAAAGGTGAGTTCGAATACTGGTGCGGAGCCATTGACACGGGCCAAGCACATCCGCACCGGAAACAGCCATGGATCGACAGCGTATTGCCGGTGGTGAAGCACGGTCTGGCGACGTTCGTAGAAGATAACCATGCCTTCGAGAACGAATTGCCAGATGAGATACGCTACATGCCCCTGCATGGCCACACTAAGCACCACTGCGGCCTGTACTTGTGTTCGAAATCGCAGGATGCGATCTTCAGCGGCGATGCCATCCATCACCCGATCCAGCTCGCGCGGCCGGATTGGCTCAATCCCGGCTACGACCGCGACGCGGCAATCCAGGTGATACGTGACCTGATCGCACGCCTCATCGATACGCCCACGAAGTTGATGACGGCACATTTTCCCTCGCCTACGGCAGGGTGGGTTGTGAGCGTTAAAGGTCAAACCCGTTTTCGCTTTGATGCTGATTGA
- the fabG gene encoding 3-oxoacyl-ACP reductase FabG, whose translation MCIVTGGAQGIGHATALKFAREGAVLAIWDLSRAGVDETVRQCRDAGAQAEGWVVDVANREMVDVATQDLLSRFGRIDVLVNNAGITKDARLQKMSIGQFDAVIDVNLRGVFHCAQAVSTPMVEQGCGVILNASSVVGLYGNFGQTNYAASKFGVIGFTKTWSRELGPKGVRVNAVAPGFVMTHILDTVPGKLLEEMKHRVPLRRLGTPEEIANAYCFLASDEASYVNGAVLEVSGGMTV comes from the coding sequence GTGTGCATCGTCACCGGCGGTGCGCAAGGCATCGGCCACGCGACTGCGCTCAAGTTCGCACGTGAAGGTGCTGTCCTCGCCATCTGGGACCTGTCCCGCGCCGGCGTCGACGAAACCGTACGGCAGTGCCGCGACGCTGGCGCGCAGGCAGAAGGCTGGGTGGTGGACGTTGCCAACCGCGAGATGGTTGATGTCGCAACGCAAGACCTGCTCAGCCGCTTCGGCCGCATCGATGTCTTGGTGAACAATGCCGGCATCACCAAGGACGCGCGCTTGCAGAAGATGTCGATCGGGCAGTTCGACGCCGTGATCGACGTGAACCTGCGCGGCGTGTTCCATTGTGCGCAAGCCGTGAGCACCCCCATGGTCGAACAGGGCTGCGGCGTGATCCTCAACGCCAGTTCCGTCGTCGGACTGTACGGCAATTTCGGCCAGACGAACTACGCCGCAAGCAAGTTCGGGGTCATCGGTTTCACCAAAACTTGGAGCCGCGAGCTCGGGCCCAAGGGTGTGCGGGTAAACGCCGTCGCGCCGGGCTTCGTGATGACGCACATCCTCGACACCGTTCCCGGTAAGCTGTTGGAGGAGATGAAGCACCGCGTGCCACTGCGCCGGCTGGGCACACCCGAGGAGATCGCGAACGCCTATTGTTTCCTCGCGAGCGACGAAGCCAGCTACGTGAATGGTGCCGTGCTCGAGGTCTCGGGCGGGATGACGGTCTGA
- the tnpB gene encoding IS66 family insertion sequence element accessory protein TnpB (TnpB, as the term is used for proteins encoded by IS66 family insertion elements, is considered an accessory protein, since TnpC, encoded by a neighboring gene, is a DDE family transposase.) produces MVATKPVDLRKGIEGLATLVRESIRADPFSGAVYVFRAKRVDRIKLAIWDETGLCLFTKRLEDGIFRWPKIEDWRGSSGGLCTRHGKRRRQRKQDSCWPRCGEVNQERRPRRQMAANMF; encoded by the coding sequence ATGGTGGCGACCAAACCGGTAGACTTACGCAAGGGGATCGAAGGGCTTGCGACCTTGGTGCGTGAGAGCATTCGGGCTGATCCCTTCTCGGGTGCTGTCTATGTGTTCCGGGCCAAGCGAGTGGACCGCATCAAGCTGGCGATCTGGGACGAAACGGGTCTGTGTCTGTTCACCAAGAGGCTGGAGGATGGGATCTTCCGCTGGCCGAAGATCGAGGACTGGAGGGGCTCGAGTGGCGGCTTGTGCACGAGGCACGGGAAACGCCGGCGCCAACGCAAGCAGGATAGTTGTTGGCCGCGCTGCGGCGAAGTGAATCAGGAGCGTCGGCCGCGTCGCCAGATGGCGGCGAATATGTTCTGA
- a CDS encoding DUF296 domain-containing protein produces MQKDAVKKRPMLSGKIEEVIYAQLERGEDLLRGIWDVCTQNDVKTGILLDATGCLNEVRVHKISEDPTAFAGVDFPEIPGYLEVSAHGIIGMGWVPDKSVTPPPGLIRSSHDTGFGAAGFVGHETPYCHIHITASSSSQTICGHLLEGSTVCSQYFEVVIAKVSGVILKAVWEKGEYPAAYYHELLQA; encoded by the coding sequence ATGCAAAAGGATGCTGTGAAGAAAAGGCCCATGCTCAGTGGGAAGATCGAGGAGGTCATTTACGCCCAACTCGAGCGAGGCGAAGACCTTCTTCGAGGCATTTGGGACGTCTGCACACAAAACGATGTCAAGACTGGGATCCTTCTAGACGCGACCGGATGTTTGAATGAGGTTAGGGTGCACAAGATTTCCGAGGATCCCACCGCTTTTGCTGGAGTCGACTTCCCCGAGATCCCGGGGTACCTGGAGGTGAGCGCGCATGGCATCATCGGAATGGGCTGGGTCCCGGACAAGTCGGTGACGCCACCGCCGGGGCTTATCCGTAGCAGCCACGACACAGGCTTTGGCGCTGCAGGGTTCGTGGGACACGAAACCCCATATTGCCACATTCATATTACGGCCTCCAGTTCCTCGCAGACGATCTGTGGGCACCTCTTGGAGGGATCAACCGTGTGCAGTCAGTATTTCGAGGTTGTTATCGCAAAAGTCTCGGGGGTCATCTTGAAGGCGGTTTGGGAAAAAGGTGAATATCCCGCAGCCTACTATCACGAACTCCTGCAAGCATAG